One window from the genome of Caloenas nicobarica isolate bCalNic1 chromosome 21, bCalNic1.hap1, whole genome shotgun sequence encodes:
- the CDKN1A gene encoding cyclin-dependent kinase inhibitor 1, translated as MPLSQSRARQVPCSSKVCRNLFGPVDHDQLQNDFEDFLRQNLEEAQQRWNFNFETGTPLEGHFEWERVFLDDQPPQEIHSLVKITGSESRSSLVHKVSPKDRLGRICPEESQQSSEIHRAGSLKSLKRGQSTIKDFYSSKRRIVPDKSKP; from the exons ATGCCCCTGTctcagagcagggccaggcaggtGCCGTGCAGCAGCAAGGTGTGCAGGAACCTCTTTGGCCCCGTGGACCACGACCAGCTCCAGAATGACTTTGAGGACTTTTTGAGGCAAAACCTGGAAGAAGCTCAGCAGCGCTGGAACTTCAACTTTGAGACGGGGACTCCCTTGGAAGGACACTTCGAGTGGGAGAGGGTCTTCTTGGATGACCAGCCACCCCAGGAGATCCACAGCCTGGTCAAGATCACCGGCAGTGAGAGCAGGAGCTCCTTGGTCCACAAGGTCTCCCCCAAGGACCGTCTTGGCAGGATTTGCCCCGAGGAGTCTCAGCAGAGCTCGGAGATTCATAGGGCTGGTTCCCTGAAGAGCTTGAAGCGTGGGCAGAGCACCATCAAAG ACTTCTACAGCTCCAAGCGGAGGATCGTCCCTGACAAGTCCAAGCCGTGA